One genomic window of Macaca mulatta isolate MMU2019108-1 chromosome 8, T2T-MMU8v2.0, whole genome shotgun sequence includes the following:
- the KBTBD11 gene encoding kelch repeat and BTB domain-containing protein 11 — MEHAVAPCVLYPGTEPGAAGEGESEGAASPAQTPCSLSASLCFSSGEESPPQSLASAAEGAATSPPSSGGPRVVERQWEAGSAGAASPEELASPEERACPEEPAAASPEPRVWLEDPASPEEPGEPAPVPPGFGAVYGEPDLVLEVSGRRLRAHKAVLAARSDYFRARASRDVLRVQGVSLAALRLLLADAYSGRMAGVRPDNVAEVVAGARRLQLPGAAQRATDAVGPQLSLANCYEVLSAAKRQRLNELRDAAYCFMSDHYLEVLREPAVFGRLSGAERDLLLRRRLRAGRAHLLAAALGPAGERAGSRPQSPSGDADARGDAAVYCFHEAAGEWRELTRLPEGAPARGCGLCVLYNYLFVAGGVAPAGPDGRARPSDQVFCYNPATDTWSAVRPLRQARSQLRLLALDGHLYAVGGECLLSVERYDPRADRWAPVAPLPRGAFAVAHEATTCHGEIYVSGGSLFYRLLKYDPRRDEWQECPCSSSRERSADMVALDGFIYRFDLSSSRGEAQAAGPGGVSVSRYHCLAKQWSPCAAPLRPPGAPTGLQPFRCAALDGAIYCVSRAGTWRFQPARDGEAGGDAGQGGGFEALGAPLDVRGVLIPFALSLPERSPRGEQGAA; from the coding sequence ATGGAGCACGCGGTGGCCCCCTGCGTCCTCTACCCAGGGACTGAGCCCGGGGCTGCGGGGGAGGGCGAGAGCGAGGGCGCCGCGTCCCCGGCGCAGACACCCTGCAGTCTCAGCGCGTCCCTGTGCTTCAGCTCCGGGGAGGAGTCCCCGCCGCAGTCCCTCGCCTCAGCGGCTGAAGGCGCGGCCACCTCCCCGCCCTCCAGCGGTGGCCCGCGGGTGGTGGAGCGGCAGTGGGAGGCCGGCAGCGCGGGCGCCGCGTCCCCGGAGGAGCTCGCGTCCCCCGAGGAGCGCGCGTGCCCGGAAGAGCCCGCGGCGGCGTCCCCCGAGCCGCGCGTTTGGCTTGAGGACCCCGCGtcccccgaggagcccggagagcCCGCGCCCGTGCCCCCGGGGTTCGGGGCGGTGTACGGGGAGCCGGACCTGGTGCTGGAGGTGTCCGGGCGCCGGCTGCGCGCGCACAAGGCTGTGCTGGCGGCGCGCAGCGACTACTTCCGCGCGCGCGCGTCGCGGGACGTGCTGCGGGTGCAGGGGGTGAGCCTGGCGGCGCTGCGGCTCCTCCTGGCCGACGCCTACAGCGGGCGCATGGCGGGCGTGCGGCCCGACAACGTGGCCGAGGTGGTGGCCGGCGCGCGCCGCCTGCAGCTGCCCGGCGCCGCGCAGCGCGCCACCGACGCCGTGGGGCCGCAGCTGAGTCTGGCCAACTGCTACGAGGTCCTGAGCGCGGCCAAGCGGCAGCGGCTGAACGAGCTGCGCGACGCCGCCTACTGCTTCATGAGCGACCACTACCTGGAGGTGCTACGCGAGCCCGCCGTGTTCGGCCGCCTGTCGGGCGCCGAGCGGGACCTGCTGCTGCGCCGCCGCCTGCGCGCCGGCCGCGCCCACCTCTTGGCCGCGGCGCTGGGGCCGGCGGGGGAGCGCGCGGGCAGCCGGCCGCAGAGCCCCTCGGGGGACGCGGACGCGCGCGGGGACGCGGCCGTCTACTGCTTCCACGAGGCGGCCGGAGAGTGGCGCGAGCTGACGCGGTTGCCCGAGGGCGCGCCGGCGCGGGGCTGCGGCCTGTGTGTCCTCTACAACTACCTCTTCGTGGCGGGCGGTGTGGCGCCCGCGGGCCCCGACGGCCGCGCGCGCCCGTCAGACCAGGTCTTCTGCTACAACCCGGCCACAGACACCTGGAGCGCCGTGAGGCCCCTGCGCCAGGCGCGCTCGCAGCTGCGGCTGCTGGCCCTGGACGGCCACCTCTACGCCGTGGGCGGCGAGTGCCTGCTCAGCGTGGAGCGCTACGACCCGCGCGCTGACCGCTGGGCCCCCGTCGCGCCGCTGCCCCGGGGCGCCTTCGCCGTGGCGCACGAGGCCACCACCTGCCACGGCGAGATCTACGTGTCCGGGGGCTCGCTCTTCTACCGCCTGCTCAAGTACGACCCGCGGCGCGACGAGTGGCAGGAGTGCCCGTGCAGCAGCAGCCGCGAGCGCTCGGCCGACATGGTGGCTCTCGACGGCTTCATCTACCGCTTCGACCTGAGCAGCAGCCGCGGCGAGGCGCAGGCGGCGGGGCCGGGCGGGGTCAGCGTGTCCCGATACCACTGCCTGGCCAAGCAGTGGAGCCCGTGCGCCGCGCCCCTGCGCCCCCCCGGAGCCCCCACTGGCCTGCAGCCCTTCCGCTGCGCCGCCCTGGATGGCGCCATCTACTGCGTGAGCCGCGCGGGCACCTGGCGCTTCCAGCCCGCCCGGGACGGCGAGGCCGGTGGCGACGCAGGCCAGGGCGGCGGCTTCGAGGCGCTGGGCGCCCCCTTGGACGTCCGGGGCGTGCTCATCCCGTTCGCTCTCAGCCTACCCGAGAGGTCGCCCCGAGGGGAGCAGGGAGCCGCGTAG